A region from the Etheostoma spectabile isolate EspeVRDwgs_2016 chromosome 9, UIUC_Espe_1.0, whole genome shotgun sequence genome encodes:
- the rex1bd gene encoding required for excision 1-B domain-containing protein translates to MVPTDFKALIQRFYQLQAERVETYQLFEEGHEAYLRTGPHYDFDHYRQLVHEITQAFCGISKEVLEIKEKLHQEFDRPALSEHIEKLQSKEKQKLELTAKLQLARQRAQDHPEDEDCQEQIQEIKHEIIKNKEVLSEIMQDFKYDSEECD, encoded by the exons ATG GTCCCCACAGACTTTAAAGCCCTGATCCAGAGGTTTTATCAGCTGCAGGCTGAGCGGGTAGAGACGTATCAGCTCTTTGAAGA AGGACATGAGGCCTACTTGAGGACAGGGCCCCATTATGACTTCGACCACTACAGGCAGCTGGTCCATGAGATAACACAGGCCTTCTGCGGCATTTCCAAGGAAGTGCTGGAGATCAAAGAAAAGCTGCACCAGGAGTTTGACAGGCCAGCTCTTTCTGAGCACATTGAAAAGCTGCAGagcaaagagaagcagaaactTGAACTG ACAGCCAAGCTGCAGCTGGCCAGGCAGCGGGCCCAGGATCACCCGGAGGACGAAGACTGTCAAGAACAGATTCAGGAGATCAAGCACGA GATCATCAAGAACAAAGAGGTTCTGAGTGAGATCATGCAGGACTTTAAGTATGACTCTGAGGAGTGTGATTGA
- the crlf1b gene encoding cytokine receptor-like factor 1b isoform X2 — MFPFMFLLLLVPHVLLSSTHEAVISPQDPVLHIGSSLTATCTLGPELGLHASTLYWTLNGISVSSSTYSVLSPDTLSITLHNLNGSQQQSGDNLVCHGADGHVLAGSCLYVGRPPEKPVNLTCWSHNTKDLSCKWSPGGLGETHIQTKYTLKYKLRWYGREKECEVYNTGKQRYSCYIPRNLALFTPYEIWVEAGNQLGSATSDITMLDILDVVTTDPPANVQVSRVGDLEDQLTVRWASPPELKDILFQAKYQIRYRLEDSSEWKVVDDVGNQTSCRLAGLQPGTVYFVQVRCNPVGIYGSRKPGIWSDWSHPAAASTPSSERLQSGSCDPKPGEQNSTLRRELKQFFGWVRKHVSGCSGMSIKLYDQWRVWLQKSHKTRNQILQDSNS, encoded by the exons ATGAAGCAGTGATCTCCCCTCAGGATCCCGTCCTGCATATCGGCTCCAGTCTAACAGCCACGTGCACGCTGGGCCCCGAGCTCGGCCTCCACGCCAGCACATTGTACTGGACACTGAACGGGATAAGTGTGTCCAGCAGCACGTACAGCGTGTTGAGCCCTGACACCCTGAGCATCACCCTTCACAACCTCAACGGCTCCCAGCAGCAATCTGGAGACAACCTCGTGTGTCACGGAGCAGATGGACACGTCCTGGCTGGTTCGTGTCTCTATGTGGGCA gGCCTCCAGAAAAGCCAGTCAATTTAACGTGTTGGTCCCACAACACCAAGGACTTGAGCTGCAAGTGGAGCCCGGGGGGGCTGGGTGAGACCCACATCCAAACCAAATACACCCTCAAGTACAAATTGAG GTGGTACGGCCGAGAGAAGGAGTGTGAAGTGTACAACACAGGGAAGCAGCGTTACTCCTGCTACATCCCCCGCAACCTCGCACTCTTCACGCCGTACGAGATCTGGGTGGAGGCAGGCAATCAGCTGGGGTCTGCTACCTCTGACATCACCATGCTGGACATCCTCGATGTAG TGACCACCGACCCTCCTGCCAACGTGCAGGTGAGTCGTGTCGGCGACCTCGAGGACCAGCTGACAGTCCGCTGGGCCAGCCCCCCCGAGCTCAAGGACATTCTGTTTCAGGCCAAATATCAGATACGCTACAGGCTGGAGGACAGCAGTGAATGGAAG GTGGTGGATGATGTCGGTAACCAGACGTCATGTCGGCTCGCAGGCCTCCAGCCCGGGACCGTCTATTTTGTCCAGGTGAGGTGCAATCCAGTGGGCATCTATGGCTCCAGGAAGCCCGGCATCTGGAGTGACTGGAGCCATCCGGCTGCCGCCTCTACACCCAGCAGTG AGCGGCTGCAGAGCGGCTCCTGCGATCCTAAGCCTGGCGAGCAGAACTCCACCCTGCGGCGGGAACTCAAGCAGTTCTTCGGCTGGGTCCGCAAGCACGTATCCGGCTGCAGCGGGATGTCAATCAAACTGTACGATCAGTGGAGGGTGTGGCTGCAGAAGTCGCACAAAACGCGCAACCAG atTCTACAAGACAGTAATTCATAG
- the crlf1b gene encoding cytokine receptor-like factor 1b isoform X1, translating into MFPFMFLLLLVPHVLLSSTHEAVISPQDPVLHIGSSLTATCTLGPELGLHASTLYWTLNGISVSSSTYSVLSPDTLSITLHNLNGSQQQSGDNLVCHGADGHVLAGSCLYVGRPPEKPVNLTCWSHNTKDLSCKWSPGGLGETHIQTKYTLKYKLRWYGREKECEVYNTGKQRYSCYIPRNLALFTPYEIWVEAGNQLGSATSDITMLDILDVVTTDPPANVQVSRVGDLEDQLTVRWASPPELKDILFQAKYQIRYRLEDSSEWKVVDDVGNQTSCRLAGLQPGTVYFVQVRCNPVGIYGSRKPGIWSDWSHPAAASTPSSERLQSGSCDPKPGEQNSTLRRELKQFFGWVRKHVSGCSGMSIKLYDQWRVWLQKSHKTRNQVDSTRQ; encoded by the exons ATGAAGCAGTGATCTCCCCTCAGGATCCCGTCCTGCATATCGGCTCCAGTCTAACAGCCACGTGCACGCTGGGCCCCGAGCTCGGCCTCCACGCCAGCACATTGTACTGGACACTGAACGGGATAAGTGTGTCCAGCAGCACGTACAGCGTGTTGAGCCCTGACACCCTGAGCATCACCCTTCACAACCTCAACGGCTCCCAGCAGCAATCTGGAGACAACCTCGTGTGTCACGGAGCAGATGGACACGTCCTGGCTGGTTCGTGTCTCTATGTGGGCA gGCCTCCAGAAAAGCCAGTCAATTTAACGTGTTGGTCCCACAACACCAAGGACTTGAGCTGCAAGTGGAGCCCGGGGGGGCTGGGTGAGACCCACATCCAAACCAAATACACCCTCAAGTACAAATTGAG GTGGTACGGCCGAGAGAAGGAGTGTGAAGTGTACAACACAGGGAAGCAGCGTTACTCCTGCTACATCCCCCGCAACCTCGCACTCTTCACGCCGTACGAGATCTGGGTGGAGGCAGGCAATCAGCTGGGGTCTGCTACCTCTGACATCACCATGCTGGACATCCTCGATGTAG TGACCACCGACCCTCCTGCCAACGTGCAGGTGAGTCGTGTCGGCGACCTCGAGGACCAGCTGACAGTCCGCTGGGCCAGCCCCCCCGAGCTCAAGGACATTCTGTTTCAGGCCAAATATCAGATACGCTACAGGCTGGAGGACAGCAGTGAATGGAAG GTGGTGGATGATGTCGGTAACCAGACGTCATGTCGGCTCGCAGGCCTCCAGCCCGGGACCGTCTATTTTGTCCAGGTGAGGTGCAATCCAGTGGGCATCTATGGCTCCAGGAAGCCCGGCATCTGGAGTGACTGGAGCCATCCGGCTGCCGCCTCTACACCCAGCAGTG AGCGGCTGCAGAGCGGCTCCTGCGATCCTAAGCCTGGCGAGCAGAACTCCACCCTGCGGCGGGAACTCAAGCAGTTCTTCGGCTGGGTCCGCAAGCACGTATCCGGCTGCAGCGGGATGTCAATCAAACTGTACGATCAGTGGAGGGTGTGGCTGCAGAAGTCGCACAAAACGCGCAACCAGGTAG atTCTACAAGACAGTAA